A stretch of the Archangium violaceum genome encodes the following:
- a CDS encoding ABC transporter ATP-binding protein, protein MNENAEQTPLIELRSVSKIYRSGDVEVAALRSVDFTVEHGDFVAIMGSSGSGKSTLMNILGCLDRPTSGEYLLEGQDVSRLDRNDLAIVRNRTLGFVFQSFNLLARTSALENVELPMLYAGVPARERKLRAREALERVGLGARLDHHPRQLSGGQQQRVAIARALVSRPRVILADEPTGNLDSRTSVEVMALFQELRREGITLVLVTHEPDIAGYAGRVVVVKDGRILSDRRQQPVPAEVPPLEEAAS, encoded by the coding sequence ATGAACGAGAACGCTGAGCAGACGCCGCTCATCGAGCTGCGGAGTGTGAGCAAGATCTACCGGTCGGGAGACGTGGAGGTGGCGGCGCTGCGGAGCGTGGACTTCACCGTGGAGCACGGTGACTTCGTGGCCATCATGGGCTCGAGCGGCTCGGGCAAGTCCACGCTGATGAACATCCTCGGCTGCCTGGACCGGCCCACCTCGGGCGAGTACCTGCTGGAGGGCCAGGACGTGTCGCGCCTGGACCGCAACGACCTGGCCATCGTGCGCAACCGCACCCTGGGCTTCGTCTTCCAGAGCTTCAACCTGCTGGCGCGCACCAGCGCCCTGGAGAACGTGGAGCTGCCCATGCTCTACGCCGGGGTACCCGCGCGCGAGCGGAAGCTTCGGGCCCGCGAGGCGCTCGAGCGGGTGGGCCTGGGCGCACGCCTGGACCACCACCCGCGCCAGCTGTCTGGTGGACAGCAGCAGCGTGTGGCCATCGCCCGGGCGCTGGTGAGCCGGCCGCGCGTCATCCTCGCGGACGAGCCCACGGGCAACCTGGACTCGCGTACCAGTGTGGAGGTGATGGCGCTCTTCCAGGAGCTGCGCCGCGAGGGCATCACGCTCGTGCTGGTGACGCACGAGCCGGACATCGCCGGGTATGCCGGGCGAGTGGTGGTGGTGAAGGACGGGCGGATCCTCTCGGACCGGCGCCAGCAGCCGGTCCCCGCGGAAGTGCCCCCGCTCGAGGAGGCCGCATCATGA
- a CDS encoding ABC transporter permease: MNVLETMSLAVRSLLRSKMRSFLTALGIIIGVGAVIAMVAIGDGARANVQKVFDAMGTNLLIVMPGSSNSGGARGGAGTQPTITWDDLEAIRTQLPSVRAAAPEMRTSTQVFSEDQNWTTSVTGTTPEFFDVRGWTIAKGRRFTEADVEAGAKVAVIGQTVVEKLYGSGFDPVGQIIRIKKTPFTIIGMTARKGQSPMGQDYDDSILVPATSFQRQLQAQSLGKYLTGIIYVQADATAGTAKTQQDVTALLRERHRLSDEAANDFDVRDLSELANSRQQSTETLSMLLASIAAVSLVVGGIGIMNIMLVSVTERTREIGVRVAVGARPRDILAQFLIEALTLALLGGLIGTALGVGVAKLLASQFQWPLQLRPDVIFIALGFSALVGVGFGLYPARKASQLDPIDALRYE; this comes from the coding sequence ATGAACGTGCTGGAAACGATGTCACTCGCGGTGCGCTCGCTGCTGCGCAGCAAGATGCGCTCCTTCCTCACCGCCCTGGGCATCATCATCGGCGTGGGAGCCGTCATCGCCATGGTGGCCATCGGCGATGGAGCCCGAGCCAACGTGCAGAAGGTGTTCGACGCCATGGGCACCAACCTGCTCATCGTCATGCCCGGCTCCAGCAACTCGGGAGGCGCGCGGGGCGGCGCCGGCACCCAGCCCACCATCACCTGGGACGACCTGGAGGCCATCCGCACGCAGCTGCCGAGCGTGCGCGCCGCCGCTCCGGAGATGCGCACGAGCACCCAGGTGTTCTCCGAGGACCAGAACTGGACGACGAGCGTGACGGGCACCACGCCCGAATTCTTCGACGTGCGCGGCTGGACCATCGCGAAGGGCAGGCGCTTCACCGAGGCGGACGTGGAGGCGGGAGCCAAGGTGGCCGTCATCGGGCAGACCGTGGTGGAGAAGCTCTACGGCTCGGGCTTCGACCCGGTGGGACAGATCATCCGCATCAAGAAGACGCCCTTCACCATCATCGGGATGACGGCGCGCAAGGGACAGTCCCCCATGGGACAGGACTACGACGACAGCATCCTCGTCCCCGCCACCAGCTTCCAACGTCAACTCCAGGCCCAGAGCCTGGGCAAGTACCTCACCGGCATCATCTACGTGCAGGCCGACGCCACCGCCGGCACCGCGAAGACCCAGCAGGACGTCACCGCGCTCCTGCGCGAGCGGCACCGCCTGTCCGATGAGGCCGCCAACGACTTCGACGTCCGGGATCTGTCCGAGCTGGCCAACAGCCGGCAGCAGAGCACCGAGACGCTGAGCATGCTGCTGGCCTCCATCGCCGCCGTGTCCCTGGTGGTGGGTGGCATCGGCATCATGAACATCATGCTGGTGAGCGTCACCGAGCGTACCCGCGAAATCGGCGTACGCGTGGCGGTGGGCGCGCGGCCCCGGGACATCCTCGCCCAGTTCCTCATCGAGGCGCTGACGCTGGCGCTGCTCGGTGGACTCATCGGCACGGCACTGGGCGTGGGAGTGGCGAAGCTCCTCGCGTCCCAATTCCAATGGCCCCTGCAGCTACGACCGGATGTCATCTTCATCGCGCTCGGCTTCAGCGCGCTGGTGGGTGTGGGCTTCGGGCTCTACCCGGCGCGCAAGGCAAGCCAGCTCGATCCCATCGACGCCTTGAGGTACGAGTAA
- a CDS encoding TolC family protein encodes MRTLFPIATLLLAATPVWAQQAQQVPRSSQQQQRVLTLEEALRTARERQPQLRQAQANTTAANARVDQSFSPLLPQVNANASYNRSLRDGGDGLGTADPTGTITRQGLNLGASVNQLIWDFGRTTGRWRASQQSAEAQKSNESQTLLDVLANVQTAYFNVLAQQALVQVAQETLENQKAHLAQVQAQVQVGTRAEIDLLQQRTAVANAQVQLIQAKNNAATSKALLNQAMGVEGTTQYTVREEVVGQVEGENQTVDVLVDVAFQGRPDLAATEHQLRAQELTISATRANYWPSFSASVSATESGPNPSNLDWGLTGQVGLSWPIFQGGLTRAQVREQQANLSNIQAQRDALRQQVRLEVERAQLSVTAAQESLSAAEEALTNARERLRLAEGRYRAGVGNIIELSDAQLSATNAAVQRVQASYNLATARTELARALGRQVTPNA; translated from the coding sequence ATGCGAACGCTCTTCCCGATTGCCACCCTGCTGCTCGCCGCCACGCCCGTGTGGGCGCAGCAGGCCCAACAGGTCCCGCGGTCCTCGCAACAGCAGCAGCGCGTCCTCACCCTGGAGGAGGCCCTGCGCACCGCCCGGGAGCGGCAGCCACAGCTGCGCCAGGCCCAGGCCAACACCACCGCGGCCAACGCCCGCGTGGACCAGAGCTTCTCCCCGCTGTTGCCGCAGGTGAACGCCAACGCCTCGTACAACCGCTCCCTCCGGGATGGAGGCGACGGCCTGGGCACGGCGGACCCCACCGGCACCATCACCCGCCAGGGACTCAACCTGGGCGCCTCCGTCAACCAGCTCATCTGGGACTTCGGCCGCACCACGGGCCGGTGGCGCGCCTCCCAGCAGTCCGCCGAGGCCCAGAAGTCCAACGAGTCCCAGACGTTGCTGGACGTGCTGGCCAACGTGCAGACCGCCTACTTCAACGTCCTGGCACAGCAGGCGCTGGTGCAGGTCGCCCAGGAGACGTTGGAGAACCAGAAGGCGCACCTGGCGCAGGTGCAGGCCCAGGTGCAGGTGGGCACCCGGGCGGAGATCGACCTGTTGCAGCAGCGCACGGCGGTGGCCAATGCCCAGGTGCAGCTCATCCAGGCGAAGAACAACGCGGCCACCAGCAAGGCCCTGCTCAACCAGGCCATGGGCGTGGAGGGCACGACCCAATACACCGTCCGCGAGGAGGTAGTGGGCCAGGTGGAGGGCGAGAACCAGACCGTCGACGTGCTGGTGGACGTCGCCTTCCAGGGCCGGCCGGACCTGGCCGCCACCGAGCACCAGCTGCGCGCCCAGGAGCTGACCATCTCCGCCACGCGCGCCAACTACTGGCCGAGCTTCTCCGCCTCGGTGTCGGCGACGGAGTCGGGCCCGAACCCGTCCAACCTGGACTGGGGCCTGACCGGGCAGGTGGGGCTGAGCTGGCCCATCTTCCAGGGGGGCCTCACCCGCGCCCAGGTGCGCGAGCAGCAGGCCAACCTGAGCAACATCCAGGCCCAGCGTGACGCATTGCGCCAGCAGGTGCGACTGGAAGTGGAGCGCGCGCAACTCTCCGTGACGGCCGCGCAAGAGAGTCTTTCCGCCGCGGAGGAGGCACTGACCAATGCCCGCGAGCGGCTGCGTCTGGCCGAGGGCCGCTACCGCGCCGGCGTGGGCAACATCATCGAGCTGTCCGACGCGCAGCTCTCCGCCACCAACGCGGCCGTCCAGCGCGTGCAGGCCTCGTACAACCTGGCCACCGCGCGCACGGAGCTGGCACGCGCGCTCGGGCGTCAGGTCACCCCCAACGCGTGA
- a CDS encoding MFS transporter, with the protein MTAPDAARPPEQSHDTSIWKVAAASFIGTAVEWYDFFLYGTAAALIFNRLFFPSFDPLVGTLAAFATFAVGFVARPLGGIIFGHFGDKLGRKSMLSATLMIMGVATFAIGLLPTYERIGVWAPILLVVLRILQGFGLGGEWGGAVLMAVEHAPAHRRGFYGSWPQMGAPAGLLVANAVFSVFSRLPEEQFVAWGWRVPFLFSAVLIGIGVFIRHSVAESPAFRAHQARAATTQASASAGARIPALEALRTYPRQILLAMGARFAENGFFYIVTTFVLTYGTGQLKLERSTMLTAVLGATAVHLVVIPAFGALSDVLGRRPVYLGGAVGCAVLAFPFFWLIDTQSTGLIWLAITLGIIAHAAMYGPQASFFSELFGTRVRYSGASLGYQLASVFAGGLSPLIATALLTESGGRSWPVSLYMVGLALITLVSVYLSAETFREHLTESSATAPTEGAAGSGEKREVA; encoded by the coding sequence GTGACGGCACCCGACGCGGCCCGGCCCCCCGAGCAATCCCACGACACGAGCATCTGGAAGGTGGCCGCCGCGAGCTTCATCGGCACGGCCGTGGAGTGGTACGACTTCTTCCTGTACGGCACCGCGGCGGCGCTCATCTTCAACCGCCTCTTCTTCCCCTCGTTCGATCCGCTGGTGGGCACGCTCGCCGCGTTCGCCACCTTCGCGGTGGGCTTCGTGGCGCGCCCGCTCGGCGGCATCATCTTCGGCCACTTCGGCGACAAGCTCGGGCGCAAGTCCATGCTGAGCGCCACGCTGATGATCATGGGCGTGGCCACGTTCGCCATCGGGCTGCTGCCCACCTACGAGCGCATCGGAGTATGGGCGCCCATCCTGCTGGTGGTGCTGCGCATCCTCCAGGGCTTCGGCCTGGGAGGTGAGTGGGGTGGCGCGGTGCTGATGGCGGTGGAGCACGCCCCCGCGCACCGCCGTGGCTTCTACGGGAGCTGGCCGCAGATGGGCGCGCCCGCGGGCCTGCTGGTGGCCAACGCCGTGTTCTCCGTCTTCTCCCGCCTGCCCGAGGAGCAGTTCGTCGCGTGGGGCTGGCGCGTGCCCTTCCTCTTCAGCGCGGTGCTCATCGGCATCGGCGTCTTCATCCGCCACAGCGTCGCCGAGTCCCCCGCCTTCCGCGCGCACCAGGCCCGGGCCGCCACCACCCAGGCCTCCGCCAGCGCCGGCGCGAGGATTCCCGCGCTCGAGGCCCTGCGCACCTACCCCCGGCAGATCCTCCTCGCCATGGGGGCGCGCTTCGCGGAGAACGGCTTCTTCTACATCGTCACCACCTTCGTGCTCACCTACGGCACCGGGCAGCTCAAATTGGAGCGCTCCACCATGCTCACCGCGGTGCTGGGGGCGACGGCCGTGCACCTGGTGGTCATCCCCGCCTTCGGTGCCCTCTCGGACGTGCTCGGCCGCCGTCCCGTCTACCTCGGGGGTGCCGTGGGTTGCGCGGTGCTGGCCTTCCCCTTCTTCTGGCTCATCGACACCCAATCGACGGGCCTCATCTGGCTGGCCATCACGTTGGGCATCATCGCCCACGCGGCCATGTACGGGCCCCAGGCCAGCTTCTTCTCGGAGCTCTTCGGCACGCGCGTGCGCTACAGCGGCGCCTCATTGGGCTACCAGCTCGCCTCCGTCTTCGCCGGTGGGCTCTCCCCCCTGATCGCCACCGCGCTGCTGACGGAGTCCGGGGGCAGGTCCTGGCCCGTGTCCCTCTACATGGTGGGCCTCGCGCTCATCACCCTCGTCTCCGTCTACCTCTCCGCCGAGACGTTCCGGGAGCACCTCACCGAGTCCTCCGCCACGGCCCCCACGGAGGGAGCCGCGGGGAGCGGCGAGAAGCGCGAGGTGGCCTGA
- a CDS encoding 3-hydroxybutyrate dehydrogenase produces MTMGELTGRCALVTGAASGIGRAVAEDLGARGARVLVSDLDEAGAREVAGRIPGAIAQRADVSSREDCRALVDRARKEWDRLDILVNNAGLQHVAPVEEFPEERWEQMIRIMLVGPFLLTKYALPLMYERKWGRIINVSSLHGMVASPFKSAYVSAKHGLMGLTKTVALEAADKGVTVNALCPSYVRTPLVEKQIADQARVHGLTEAEVVERIMLAPAAVKRLLEPSEVAAYVAFLCSEAAGGITGSAQVMDCGWTAR; encoded by the coding sequence ATGACGATGGGAGAGCTGACAGGAAGGTGCGCGCTCGTCACGGGCGCGGCGAGTGGCATCGGCCGGGCGGTGGCCGAGGACCTGGGCGCACGCGGGGCCCGCGTGCTGGTGTCGGACCTGGACGAGGCCGGAGCGCGCGAGGTGGCCGGGCGGATTCCGGGCGCCATCGCGCAGCGGGCGGATGTGTCCTCGCGCGAGGACTGCCGGGCGCTGGTGGACAGGGCCAGGAAGGAGTGGGATCGGCTCGACATCCTGGTGAACAACGCCGGGCTCCAGCACGTGGCTCCGGTGGAGGAGTTCCCGGAGGAGCGCTGGGAGCAGATGATCCGCATCATGCTGGTGGGGCCCTTCCTGCTGACGAAGTACGCCCTGCCGCTGATGTACGAGCGCAAGTGGGGACGCATCATCAACGTCTCCTCGCTGCATGGGATGGTGGCATCGCCGTTCAAGTCCGCCTACGTCTCCGCCAAGCACGGGTTGATGGGGCTGACGAAGACGGTGGCGCTGGAGGCGGCGGACAAGGGCGTGACGGTGAACGCCCTCTGCCCCAGCTACGTGCGCACGCCGCTGGTGGAGAAGCAGATCGCCGACCAGGCCCGGGTGCATGGCCTCACCGAGGCCGAGGTCGTCGAGCGCATCATGCTGGCCCCGGCGGCGGTGAAGCGTCTGCTGGAGCCGAGCGAGGTGGCGGCGTACGTGGCCTTCCTGTGCTCGGAGGCCGCGGGCGGCATCACCGGGTCCGCCCAGGTCATGGACTGCGGCTGGACGGCCCGCTGA
- a CDS encoding LysR family transcriptional regulator: MPAEKRTPPLDWDDLRHFAALARHGSLAAASRALGTARSTIARRVEGLERQLGRPLLVRRPDGFALTDDGAAVLAQATAMEEAALVVQRRLDGDDGPKGPVRLTTSRSLAHGFLVDRLGPLHDRHPGLDVELIAETRVLSLSRSEADIAIRLGRPADSDLLSRRAATVGYAFFASARKRDALLSREQPPLVGYGADDQATEAAWMASRFPSHRFAFRSNSLQAQAAAAQAGYGIVLLPCFLAEGYPGLMRVPFGPLPPGREVWILMRRDTARAPRVRAVGDHLFELFRDERALLSGAQAQGE; encoded by the coding sequence ATGCCCGCCGAAAAACGCACACCCCCGCTGGATTGGGACGACCTCCGCCACTTCGCGGCCCTGGCCCGGCACGGCAGTCTGGCCGCCGCGAGCCGGGCCCTGGGCACCGCCCGTTCGACGATCGCGCGACGTGTCGAGGGACTGGAGCGCCAGCTCGGTAGGCCGTTGCTCGTTCGGAGGCCAGACGGTTTCGCGCTCACCGATGATGGCGCGGCCGTGTTGGCTCAAGCGACCGCGATGGAGGAGGCCGCGCTGGTGGTGCAGCGTCGTCTCGATGGCGATGACGGTCCAAAGGGACCGGTTCGGCTCACGACATCCCGGTCCCTGGCCCATGGCTTCCTGGTGGATCGGCTGGGACCGCTCCATGACCGCCATCCGGGGCTCGACGTCGAGCTCATCGCCGAGACCCGGGTTCTCAGTCTGTCCCGTTCGGAGGCAGACATCGCGATCCGGCTCGGCCGGCCCGCCGACAGCGACCTGCTGTCCCGACGAGCCGCCACGGTGGGTTATGCCTTCTTCGCTTCCGCTCGGAAGCGTGATGCCCTTCTGTCCCGCGAGCAGCCACCCCTTGTCGGGTATGGAGCGGACGATCAGGCAACAGAAGCGGCGTGGATGGCGTCCCGCTTTCCCAGCCATCGATTCGCCTTCCGAAGCAACAGCCTCCAGGCCCAGGCGGCGGCCGCGCAGGCCGGATATGGCATCGTGCTACTGCCCTGTTTCCTGGCCGAGGGCTACCCAGGCCTCATGCGGGTCCCGTTCGGCCCACTTCCGCCCGGCCGCGAGGTCTGGATTTTGATGCGCCGCGACACGGCCCGGGCACCCCGGGTGCGGGCGGTGGGAGACCATCTGTTCGAGCTCTTCCGCGACGAGCGCGCTCTGCTGTCCGGTGCCCAGGCTCAGGGGGAGTAG
- a CDS encoding nitrilase family protein — translation MPGDKAYNLERIRYFAGLASSNGVKLIAFPEMCVTGYWHVRDLDREGISALAEPIPSGPSVEFLRALAREHDLVLGAGLLEVGTDGRFYNAYAVCLPDGTVHTHRKLHAFESEHIASGDRYTVFETPLGIRVGVLICWDNNLVENARATALLGADVLMAPHQTGGTNSRSPHAMGRIDPELWHRREEDPGAIEAEFRGPKGREWLMRWLPARAHDNGMFLLFSNGVGQDDDEVRTGNAMILDPYGRILAETWRAGDDMVVADLDLGLLPLCTGRRWIRGRRPELYGTLVEHRGDELDPRQARFSPEPTTAHRLNPSS, via the coding sequence ATGCCGGGCGACAAGGCCTACAACCTCGAGCGCATCCGGTACTTCGCCGGCCTGGCCTCCTCCAACGGGGTCAAGCTGATCGCCTTCCCGGAGATGTGCGTGACGGGCTACTGGCATGTTCGCGACCTCGACCGGGAAGGCATCTCGGCGCTGGCTGAGCCCATTCCGTCTGGCCCCTCGGTCGAGTTCCTCCGCGCACTGGCGCGAGAACACGACCTGGTGCTGGGCGCTGGCCTGCTCGAGGTGGGCACCGACGGCCGCTTCTACAACGCCTATGCCGTCTGCCTGCCGGATGGGACGGTTCATACCCACCGCAAGCTCCATGCATTCGAGAGCGAGCACATCGCGAGTGGCGATCGCTATACCGTCTTCGAAACGCCGCTGGGAATCCGGGTCGGGGTCCTGATCTGCTGGGACAACAACCTCGTCGAAAACGCCCGCGCGACAGCGCTCCTCGGTGCGGACGTGCTCATGGCACCCCATCAGACCGGCGGGACGAATTCGCGCAGCCCGCACGCCATGGGACGGATCGACCCCGAGCTCTGGCATCGAAGGGAGGAAGATCCCGGTGCCATCGAGGCTGAATTCCGCGGACCGAAGGGGCGGGAGTGGCTGATGCGCTGGCTCCCAGCGCGAGCCCACGACAACGGCATGTTCCTCCTGTTCAGCAATGGCGTCGGCCAGGACGACGATGAGGTTCGCACCGGCAACGCGATGATCCTCGATCCCTATGGCCGCATCCTGGCGGAGACCTGGCGGGCGGGTGACGACATGGTCGTGGCGGACCTCGACCTCGGCTTGCTACCGCTGTGCACCGGGCGCCGCTGGATCCGCGGTCGCCGTCCCGAGCTGTACGGCACGCTGGTCGAGCACAGAGGTGACGAGTTGGACCCCCGGCAGGCTCGCTTCTCTCCCGAGCCAACGACGGCGCACCGTCTCAATCCCTCGAGCTGA
- a CDS encoding glutathione S-transferase family protein, which translates to MLTLHQAPAAFGIGNISPFCLKLESYLRMTGIPYTAKAADHGKAPKGKLPFIEEDGSFLGDSQLIIEHLKRKHGDPLDEKLGAEDVAQGHLVRRVLEDSLYWHIVHERWVSPEGWRVYKPIFEAIFPPVVGKLVVPLIRRGMTKALHTQGLGRHRPEELLEMGKADVSAVATVLGDKPFLLGDNPTSFDAALYAFIVSIIAFPVDSPLRQYTLERRNLVRYCERFQQRYFANGQHHASGQ; encoded by the coding sequence ATGCTCACCCTCCATCAAGCCCCCGCCGCGTTCGGCATCGGCAACATCAGCCCCTTCTGCCTGAAGCTGGAGAGCTATCTCCGGATGACCGGAATCCCCTACACGGCGAAGGCGGCCGACCATGGGAAGGCCCCCAAGGGGAAGCTCCCCTTCATCGAGGAGGATGGCTCGTTCCTGGGTGACTCCCAGCTCATCATCGAGCACCTCAAGCGCAAGCACGGAGACCCACTCGACGAGAAGCTCGGCGCGGAGGACGTCGCCCAGGGCCACCTGGTGCGGCGCGTGCTGGAAGACAGCCTCTACTGGCACATCGTCCACGAGCGATGGGTCTCACCGGAGGGGTGGCGGGTCTACAAGCCCATCTTCGAGGCCATCTTCCCGCCTGTCGTCGGCAAGCTCGTCGTGCCCCTGATTCGCCGGGGGATGACCAAGGCGCTGCACACCCAGGGCCTGGGCCGTCACCGGCCGGAGGAGCTCCTGGAGATGGGCAAGGCGGACGTCTCCGCGGTGGCGACGGTGCTCGGCGACAAGCCGTTCCTCCTGGGAGACAACCCCACCTCGTTCGACGCGGCGCTCTACGCGTTCATCGTGAGCATCATCGCGTTTCCGGTGGACTCGCCGCTCCGGCAGTACACACTGGAGCGGCGGAACCTCGTGCGCTACTGCGAGCGATTCCAGCAGCGCTACTTCGCGAACGGACAGCACCACGCGTCCGGTCAGTGA
- a CDS encoding glutathione S-transferase family protein, whose translation MTALRIFNGQSPLAYRPAYLAVHPFGEVPALVNGDVTLFESLAICLYLADLFPEKHLAPPPGSTDRGCYYQWMLFAEGRIEPVVMEFYKHAQRPAEEQANTHLQEAPAGQRVRLNEVL comes from the coding sequence TTGACGGCTCTCAGGATATTCAACGGGCAGAGTCCCCTGGCATATCGGCCGGCATATCTGGCGGTGCACCCCTTCGGCGAAGTCCCCGCGCTGGTGAATGGGGATGTCACGCTGTTCGAGTCCCTGGCGATCTGCCTCTATCTGGCCGACCTGTTCCCGGAGAAGCACCTGGCGCCGCCGCCAGGATCCACCGACCGCGGCTGCTATTACCAGTGGATGCTCTTCGCCGAGGGGCGTATCGAGCCGGTGGTGATGGAGTTCTACAAGCATGCGCAGCGGCCTGCGGAGGAACAGGCCAACACCCACTTGCAAGAAGCACCGGCCGGACAGCGGGTCCGATTGAACGAAGTGCTCTAG
- a CDS encoding histidine phosphatase family protein, translating into MTDLNPIPFWFLRHGETDWNARMLSQGQVDIPLNAVGVVQAARAAEALVGKGIRSIHASTLSRARVTAEIVAARLNLPVNLDPQLRECAFGVKEGQEMSGWFDDWIAGIETPEGAETFAALRERAVTAINRATAHPGPVLIVAHGALWRAVRQAAGLVVNIRTPNALPLWVEPPSGDRGWRFIAAELSA; encoded by the coding sequence ATGACCGACCTGAACCCCATCCCCTTCTGGTTCCTCCGACACGGTGAGACGGACTGGAACGCCCGCATGCTCTCCCAAGGCCAGGTGGACATCCCGCTGAACGCCGTCGGAGTCGTCCAGGCGGCACGGGCCGCGGAGGCGCTGGTGGGGAAGGGCATCCGCTCCATTCATGCCAGCACGCTCAGCCGCGCGCGGGTGACGGCGGAGATCGTGGCGGCACGGCTGAACCTGCCGGTGAACCTCGATCCCCAACTGCGGGAATGCGCCTTCGGTGTGAAGGAAGGGCAGGAGATGTCCGGCTGGTTCGACGACTGGATCGCCGGCATCGAGACGCCCGAGGGCGCCGAAACCTTCGCGGCGTTGCGCGAGCGCGCCGTGACGGCCATCAACCGTGCCACCGCCCATCCCGGCCCGGTGCTGATCGTGGCGCATGGGGCCCTGTGGCGCGCCGTGCGCCAGGCGGCGGGGCTGGTGGTGAACATCCGCACCCCCAACGCCCTGCCGCTCTGGGTGGAGCCGCCCTCGGGTGACCGGGGCTGGCGCTTCATCGCGGCGGAACTGAGCGCCTAG
- a CDS encoding FAD-dependent oxidoreductase, translating to MDLEPLPTLIAGAGMGGLALGHALAKANHPVILFEKDAATHSRAQGYRLHLDDEGVAALKECLTPETFELFLRLSEPLGQGFGFFDHRLRQLAYFRAPSKSARVIARSTFRKILLHTLRASVEFGRAARGFRLEGGSVEVDFEDGSAQRGGLLVGADGSASAIARQLVPAQPLSDTGVVIIIGKVPTTERVLQSMPRGRFERLGLVLGPDDVNLFLSQHLPGHGETGALDDVPHVRAWLDELPGYSVWALLLKTNRFTSEENPMTLPGEALKARALQSLHGWHPDMHHLISVSAPSHVTCKRIRSADHIGTWRTSSRVTVLGDAAALAALLRKQRFERAMVRRTRPVVRASRRTLNGSMRGAVTKKLFKTGLVALDAILRARRE from the coding sequence ATGGACCTGGAGCCCCTTCCAACGCTCATCGCAGGTGCAGGTATGGGTGGGTTGGCGCTGGGACACGCGCTCGCGAAGGCGAACCACCCCGTCATCCTCTTCGAAAAGGATGCCGCGACCCATTCTCGTGCTCAGGGCTACCGCCTGCACCTCGATGATGAAGGCGTCGCCGCGCTGAAGGAATGTCTCACCCCAGAAACCTTCGAGCTGTTCCTCCGTCTCTCCGAGCCGCTCGGTCAGGGCTTCGGATTCTTCGATCACCGGCTCCGGCAGCTCGCGTACTTCCGGGCTCCGTCGAAGAGCGCTCGCGTGATTGCGAGGTCGACTTTTCGGAAGATTCTTCTCCACACCCTCCGGGCGAGCGTTGAATTTGGCCGCGCGGCACGGGGCTTCAGGCTCGAAGGCGGCTCGGTGGAAGTCGACTTCGAGGACGGAAGCGCCCAACGCGGCGGTCTGCTGGTCGGAGCCGACGGCAGCGCGTCCGCGATTGCCCGGCAACTCGTGCCAGCTCAACCGCTTTCCGATACGGGGGTCGTCATCATCATTGGCAAGGTGCCCACGACCGAGCGGGTGCTCCAGTCCATGCCTCGCGGACGCTTCGAGCGGCTGGGCCTCGTGCTCGGGCCGGACGACGTCAACCTCTTTCTCTCACAGCATCTACCCGGGCACGGGGAAACGGGCGCGCTCGACGACGTACCCCACGTGCGTGCGTGGCTCGACGAGCTGCCCGGGTACAGCGTCTGGGCGCTGCTCCTGAAGACGAACCGGTTTACATCCGAGGAGAACCCCATGACGCTCCCCGGAGAAGCGCTGAAAGCCCGAGCACTTCAGTCACTTCACGGGTGGCATCCAGACATGCACCACCTGATTTCCGTCTCGGCCCCCAGCCATGTCACCTGCAAGCGGATAAGAAGCGCCGACCACATTGGAACGTGGCGTACGTCCTCTCGAGTGACCGTCCTGGGCGATGCCGCCGCTCTGGCCGCGCTTCTTCGAAAGCAGCGGTTCGAGCGAGCCATGGTCAGGCGAACCCGTCCAGTGGTTCGAGCGTCCCGGCGCACCCTGAACGGGTCCATGCGCGGAGCGGTCACCAAGAAACTCTTCAAGACAGGCCTGGTGGCGTTGGACGCCATCTTGAGAGCTAGAAGGGAATGA